The following are encoded in a window of Ferribacterium limneticum genomic DNA:
- a CDS encoding CmpA/NrtA family ABC transporter substrate-binding protein produces the protein MEDNKLAAPEVVTDKPSFSRRDFVSTALGASLMAMVPPGVRSGAWAAGSDAPEKKEVRIGFIPLTDCASVVMASVMKFDEKYGIKIIPTKEASWASVRDKLVNGELDAAHVLYGLIYGVQLGVGGPKKDMNVLMNLNHNGQAITLSNQLKDKGATDGASLAKLIAKKEREYTFAQTFPTGTHAMWLYYWLAAQGINPLKDVKTITVPPPQMVANMRVGNMDGYCVGEPWNNRAIMDNIGFTATTTQDIWTDHPEKVLGTTADWVKQNPNTARAVVAAILDAGKWIDASIANKQKTAETIASKAYVNTDTEVIVARMLGRYQNGLGKSWDDKNCMKFFNEGTVNFPYLSDGMWFMTQHKRWGLLKSHPDYLAIAKQVNRIDIYKQGATAAGVALPKSEMRTSKMIDGVVWDGKDPAKYADGFKVKA, from the coding sequence ATGGAAGACAATAAACTGGCCGCACCGGAAGTCGTTACCGACAAGCCGAGCTTTTCACGTCGTGATTTCGTATCAACAGCCTTGGGAGCCTCTCTGATGGCCATGGTCCCTCCCGGCGTTCGCAGTGGCGCATGGGCCGCTGGTTCGGATGCCCCAGAAAAAAAGGAAGTCCGTATCGGCTTCATCCCGCTCACCGACTGCGCTTCGGTCGTCATGGCTTCGGTCATGAAGTTCGATGAGAAATACGGTATCAAGATCATCCCGACCAAGGAAGCCTCCTGGGCTTCGGTACGCGACAAGCTGGTCAATGGCGAGCTCGATGCCGCCCACGTGTTGTACGGCCTGATCTACGGCGTGCAGCTCGGCGTTGGTGGCCCGAAAAAGGACATGAATGTGCTGATGAACCTGAACCACAACGGTCAGGCCATCACCCTCTCCAATCAGCTCAAGGACAAGGGCGCCACCGATGGCGCCAGCCTGGCCAAGCTGATCGCCAAGAAGGAGCGCGAATACACCTTCGCCCAGACCTTCCCGACCGGCACCCACGCCATGTGGCTCTACTACTGGCTGGCGGCGCAGGGCATCAACCCGCTCAAGGACGTCAAGACGATTACCGTGCCCCCGCCGCAGATGGTCGCCAACATGCGCGTCGGCAACATGGACGGCTACTGCGTCGGCGAACCGTGGAACAACCGCGCCATCATGGACAACATCGGCTTCACGGCAACGACGACCCAGGACATCTGGACCGATCATCCGGAAAAAGTGCTCGGCACGACAGCCGATTGGGTCAAGCAGAACCCGAACACGGCGCGTGCCGTGGTCGCCGCCATCCTCGATGCCGGCAAGTGGATCGACGCCTCCATCGCCAACAAGCAGAAGACGGCCGAAACCATCGCCAGCAAGGCTTACGTCAATACCGACACGGAAGTCATCGTCGCCCGCATGCTCGGCCGCTACCAGAATGGTCTGGGCAAGAGCTGGGACGACAAGAACTGCATGAAGTTCTTCAACGAGGGCACGGTCAACTTCCCGTATCTCAGCGACGGCATGTGGTTCATGACCCAGCACAAGCGCTGGGGCTTGCTCAAGAGCCATCCGGATTATCTGGCCATCGCCAAGCAGGTCAATCGCATCGACATCTACAAACAGGGCGCCACCGCTGCCGGTGTGGCCTTGCCGAAGAGCGAGATGCGGACCTCGAAGATGATCGACGGCGTGGTCTGGGACGGCAAGGATCCGGCCAAGTACGCCGACGGTTTCAAAGTGAAAGCTTAA
- a CDS encoding sirohydrochlorin chelatase: MTTALILFAHGARDPEWANPMRRVQAAIRLRMTNVPVELAFLEFMAPTLPDCAAGLIAQGADKVVVMPMFVARGGHLKKETPEMIEKLRSTYPNVEFSLGNAIGEHELVVQAMATAALEVAGL, encoded by the coding sequence ATGACTACCGCCCTCATCCTCTTCGCCCACGGCGCCCGCGACCCAGAATGGGCCAACCCGATGCGCCGTGTGCAGGCTGCCATTCGCCTGCGCATGACCAACGTGCCGGTCGAGTTGGCGTTTCTTGAGTTCATGGCGCCGACCTTGCCGGACTGTGCCGCCGGGCTGATCGCGCAGGGGGCGGACAAGGTTGTCGTGATGCCGATGTTCGTCGCCCGCGGCGGGCATCTGAAGAAGGAAACACCGGAGATGATCGAAAAGCTGCGCTCGACCTACCCGAATGTCGAGTTTTCATTGGGCAACGCCATCGGCGAGCATGAACTGGTCGTGCAGGCCATGGCGACGGCGGCGCTCGAAGTCGCTGGCCTGTAG
- a CDS encoding ANTAR domain-containing response regulator gives MLTVLVIDESRSRAGEICAGLALAGYQVAAILAGSDNLTAEVERLQPDVILIDTDSPSRDTLENLAAMNKDMPRPVVIFTQEDGQATIRDAVKAGVSAYIVDGLDAKRIKPILDVAMARFEDTQALRRELDEVSQKLTDRKLVDKAKGVLMKARGLDEDAAYHAMRKLAMERGQSMAKVARDVIDMARVLL, from the coding sequence ATGCTTACCGTACTCGTCATTGATGAATCCCGTTCCCGCGCTGGCGAAATCTGCGCCGGGCTGGCGTTGGCCGGCTATCAGGTTGCCGCCATTCTGGCTGGCTCAGACAACCTGACGGCCGAAGTCGAGCGCCTGCAGCCCGACGTCATTCTGATCGATACCGACAGCCCGAGCCGGGATACCCTGGAAAACCTCGCGGCGATGAACAAGGACATGCCGCGTCCGGTTGTCATCTTTACCCAGGAAGACGGCCAGGCGACCATCCGCGATGCCGTCAAGGCGGGGGTTTCGGCCTATATCGTCGATGGTCTGGACGCCAAGCGGATCAAGCCGATTCTCGATGTGGCGATGGCTCGCTTCGAGGATACGCAGGCCTTGCGCCGGGAGCTCGACGAGGTTTCGCAGAAGCTGACCGACCGCAAGCTCGTCGATAAGGCCAAGGGTGTGCTCATGAAAGCACGCGGTCTGGACGAGGACGCGGCTTATCACGCCATGCGCAAGCTGGCCATGGAGCGCGGCCAGTCGATGGCCAAAGTGGCGCGCGACGTGATCGACATGGCGCGCGTCCTGCTCTAA
- a CDS encoding ABC transporter ATP-binding protein: protein MEKFVQVQTVGQTFDTKKGKFVALRDINLTIKQGEFVALIGHSGCGKSTLLNLIAGLTKPTDGVLLLEDREIAGPGPERAVVFQNHSLLPWLTCFENVYLAVERVFGTKEGKPKLRERTAAAISLVGLDHASSKYPHEISGGMKQRVGIARALSMEPKVLLMDEPFGALDALTRAKLQDELMRICEATKATTVMVTHDVDEAVLLSDKIVMMTNGPAATIGEILEVNLPRPRHRLTLAHDPDYIGYRAAVLEFLYEKQAHVEKQAA from the coding sequence ATGGAAAAGTTCGTACAAGTTCAAACCGTTGGTCAGACCTTCGATACCAAGAAGGGCAAATTTGTCGCCCTGCGCGACATCAACCTGACCATCAAGCAGGGCGAGTTCGTCGCGCTGATCGGCCACTCCGGCTGCGGTAAATCGACACTGCTCAACCTCATTGCCGGCCTGACCAAGCCGACCGATGGCGTACTGTTGCTTGAAGACCGCGAAATCGCCGGGCCCGGCCCGGAACGCGCCGTGGTTTTCCAGAACCATAGCCTGCTGCCTTGGCTGACTTGCTTCGAGAATGTCTATCTGGCCGTCGAACGCGTTTTCGGCACCAAGGAAGGCAAGCCGAAGCTCAGGGAGCGCACGGCGGCGGCGATCAGCCTGGTCGGCCTCGATCACGCCAGCAGCAAGTATCCGCATGAAATCTCCGGCGGCATGAAGCAGCGCGTCGGCATCGCCCGCGCCCTGTCCATGGAGCCGAAGGTGCTGCTCATGGATGAGCCGTTCGGTGCTCTCGACGCGCTGACCCGGGCCAAGCTGCAGGACGAACTGATGCGTATTTGTGAGGCAACCAAGGCCACCACGGTCATGGTCACCCACGATGTAGACGAAGCCGTGCTGCTCTCGGACAAGATCGTCATGATGACCAACGGCCCGGCGGCAACCATCGGCGAAATTCTGGAGGTGAATCTCCCCCGCCCGCGTCATCGCCTGACCCTGGCCCACGATCCGGACTACATCGGTTACCGCGCCGCGGTGCTCGAGTTCCTTTACGAAAAACAGGCCCACGTCGAAAAACAGGCCGCCTGA
- a CDS encoding MFS transporter, whose amino-acid sequence MSDPKCSLPIPPKMPRGIWMLGFVSLLMDISSEMIHSLLPLFMVGTLGASALVVGVIEGLAEATALIVKVFSGALSDYLGRRKGLAVFGYALGALSKPVFALASSTGLVFAARLADRIGKGIRGAPRDALVADIAPPELRGAAFGLRQSLDTVGAFVGPLPAVGLMLLWDNDFRAVFWVAVIPGLLAVAVLVFGVHEPARPAHTARRNPISRANLLRLGSPYWWVVAVGGLFTLARFSEAFLVLRAQQGGMVLALIPLVMVAMNIVYSLSAYPFGRLSDRVSHTRLLAIGLLVLIAADLVLASSAHWTAVLGGVALWGIHLGMTQGLLATMVADTAPADLRGTAFGFFNLTSGVAMLLASVCAGLLWDIVGAAFTFYAGAAFCLLTLLLLAWRKKPA is encoded by the coding sequence ATGAGCGACCCCAAGTGCAGTCTGCCAATTCCGCCAAAGATGCCGCGCGGCATCTGGATGCTTGGCTTCGTCAGCCTGCTCATGGATATTTCGTCCGAGATGATCCACAGCCTGCTGCCGTTGTTCATGGTCGGCACGCTGGGGGCCAGTGCGCTGGTGGTCGGCGTCATCGAAGGGCTGGCCGAGGCGACGGCGCTGATCGTCAAGGTGTTTTCCGGGGCGCTCAGCGATTACCTGGGCAGGCGCAAGGGGCTGGCGGTATTTGGCTATGCGCTCGGGGCGCTGAGCAAGCCGGTGTTTGCGCTGGCCTCGAGTACCGGCCTCGTCTTCGCCGCCCGCCTGGCGGATCGTATCGGCAAGGGCATCCGCGGGGCGCCGCGCGATGCGCTGGTTGCCGACATCGCGCCGCCGGAATTGCGCGGTGCGGCGTTTGGCCTGCGCCAGTCGCTCGATACGGTCGGTGCCTTTGTCGGGCCGCTGCCGGCGGTCGGGCTGATGTTGCTGTGGGATAACGATTTTCGGGCGGTGTTCTGGGTGGCGGTCATTCCCGGTCTGCTCGCCGTCGCCGTGCTGGTCTTCGGCGTGCACGAGCCGGCTCGCCCGGCACACACGGCGCGGCGCAATCCGATCAGCCGGGCCAACCTGCTGCGCCTCGGCTCTCCCTACTGGTGGGTGGTGGCGGTTGGCGGACTGTTTACGCTGGCCCGCTTCAGCGAAGCCTTTCTGGTGCTGCGCGCCCAGCAGGGCGGCATGGTGCTGGCGCTGATCCCGCTGGTCATGGTCGCCATGAACATCGTTTATTCGCTGTCGGCCTACCCGTTCGGCCGGCTGTCGGACCGCGTCAGCCACACCAGACTGTTGGCCATCGGCCTGCTCGTGCTGATCGCCGCCGACCTCGTGCTGGCGAGCAGTGCGCACTGGACTGCCGTGCTCGGCGGCGTGGCGCTGTGGGGTATTCACCTCGGGATGACCCAGGGCCTGCTGGCGACCATGGTGGCCGATACGGCGCCGGCCGATTTGCGCGGAACTGCCTTCGGCTTTTTCAATCTGACCAGTGGTGTGGCGATGTTGCTGGCCAGCGTCTGCGCCGGCTTGCTGTGGGATATCGTCGGCGCAGCCTTCACCTTTTACGCCGGGGCCGCCTTCTGCCTGCTGACCTTGCTCTTGCTGGCCTGGCGCAAAAAGCCGGCGTAG
- the ntrB gene encoding nitrate ABC transporter permease, translated as MSALTMNVEFGAKIPVDRGIQEIAVVEATVAPAKEKKMEITATVPAEPGTPFSERLAGAGRAVLPPLLGMVILIGIWYIATMKGGSIPGPLQTWEAATALFADPFYQNGPNDQGIGWNILSSLQRVGIGFGFAAVVGIPLGFILGRSAFLSAMINPIISLLRPVSPLAWLPIGLLVFKRADPAATYTIFICSIWPMIMNTAQGVQRVPQDYLNVARVLALSEWKVVTKILLPAVLPYILTGIRLSIGTAWLVIVAAEMLTGGVGIGFWVWDEWNNLKVEHIIIAIFVIGIVGLILEQSLILLARKLTKESS; from the coding sequence ATGAGCGCACTGACGATGAATGTTGAATTTGGGGCAAAAATTCCGGTTGACCGTGGAATTCAGGAAATCGCCGTTGTAGAAGCGACCGTTGCTCCTGCCAAGGAAAAGAAAATGGAAATAACCGCAACCGTGCCGGCCGAGCCGGGCACGCCCTTCTCCGAGAGGCTGGCCGGCGCCGGCCGCGCCGTTCTGCCGCCGCTGCTCGGCATGGTGATCCTGATCGGCATCTGGTACATCGCCACGATGAAAGGCGGCAGCATTCCCGGCCCGCTGCAAACCTGGGAGGCCGCCACCGCGCTGTTCGCCGACCCGTTCTACCAGAACGGTCCGAACGACCAAGGTATCGGCTGGAACATCCTGTCCTCGCTGCAACGCGTCGGCATCGGCTTCGGCTTTGCTGCGGTGGTCGGCATTCCGCTCGGCTTCATTCTTGGCCGCTCGGCTTTCCTGTCGGCCATGATCAATCCGATCATCAGCCTGCTGCGTCCGGTTTCGCCGCTGGCCTGGTTGCCGATCGGCCTGCTCGTCTTCAAGCGGGCTGACCCGGCGGCGACCTACACCATCTTCATCTGCTCGATCTGGCCGATGATCATGAACACCGCCCAGGGCGTCCAGCGCGTGCCGCAGGATTATCTCAACGTCGCCCGCGTCCTCGCCCTTTCCGAGTGGAAGGTCGTCACCAAGATCCTGCTGCCGGCCGTGCTGCCCTACATCCTGACCGGCATCCGCCTGTCCATCGGCACCGCCTGGCTGGTCATCGTTGCCGCAGAAATGCTCACCGGCGGCGTCGGCATCGGCTTCTGGGTGTGGGACGAGTGGAATAACCTGAAGGTGGAACACATCATCATCGCCATCTTCGTCATCGGCATCGTCGGCCTCATCCTCGAGCAAAGCCTGATCCTGCTCGCCCGGAAGCTGACCAAGGAATCGTCATGA